The following proteins are encoded in a genomic region of Rubrobacter xylanophilus DSM 9941:
- a CDS encoding class I adenylate-forming enzyme family protein: MSVYASKPWLRLYPDHVPQELPPPQHSMADLFEASARRVPERDAIRYFDEAISYARLEDLASRFAAALVERGVGKGDRVAIFTQNNPQFLIAQYGAWKRGAIAVPLNPMFKHRELDYHLNDSGAKALVCLEGLYREVAGEVVPGTRVEHVFTTSELDLLPEGAGYANLAGARKLRPEGTEDLLEVLETTPPDGGARERVSPEDIAYLVYTSGTTGPPKGAVETHSNVAYNAEVYRTWMRMGDEDSVLGVAPLFHITGLVGHGALAALAGIPLVLFHRFDPSEALRLIEKWRPTMTVGSITVFIALMNAPDAAGRDLSSLKKCYSGGAPIAPSITEQFEEKFGIYIHNIYGLTESNSPTHAVPYGSRAPVDEKSGALSVGVPVPGCEARLVSLEDPSEEVPVGEQGEFAARGPMIFREYWNKPEETERAFHEGYFLTGDVAVMDQEGWFYIVDRKKDMINVSGYKVWPREVEDVLYTHPAVKEAAVVGAPDPYRGETVVAFVALKEGQRIPEEDLVSYCRERMAAYKYPRRIEFLEEVPKTATGKFLRRELRERAQSPQRTA; this comes from the coding sequence ATGTCCGTCTACGCGAGCAAGCCCTGGCTGAGGCTCTATCCCGACCACGTGCCGCAGGAGCTCCCGCCCCCACAACACAGCATGGCGGACCTCTTCGAGGCCTCGGCCCGCCGGGTGCCGGAGCGGGACGCGATCCGCTACTTCGACGAGGCCATCTCTTACGCGAGGCTCGAGGACCTCGCCTCCCGCTTCGCCGCGGCCCTCGTCGAACGCGGCGTCGGGAAGGGCGACCGGGTGGCCATCTTCACCCAGAACAACCCGCAGTTCCTCATAGCCCAGTACGGTGCCTGGAAGCGCGGGGCGATCGCGGTCCCCCTCAACCCGATGTTCAAGCACCGGGAGCTGGACTACCACCTGAACGACTCGGGCGCGAAGGCGCTGGTGTGCCTGGAGGGGCTCTACCGCGAGGTGGCCGGGGAGGTCGTCCCCGGCACGCGGGTCGAGCACGTCTTCACCACGAGCGAGCTGGACCTGCTGCCCGAGGGGGCGGGCTACGCGAACCTCGCCGGCGCCCGCAAGCTGCGTCCCGAAGGGACGGAGGACCTGCTGGAGGTGCTGGAGACGACCCCGCCCGACGGGGGGGCGCGGGAGCGGGTCTCCCCGGAGGACATAGCCTACCTGGTCTACACCTCGGGCACCACCGGCCCGCCGAAAGGGGCGGTGGAGACCCACTCCAACGTCGCCTACAACGCCGAGGTGTACCGCACCTGGATGCGGATGGGCGACGAGGACTCGGTGCTCGGGGTTGCTCCGCTCTTCCACATCACCGGGCTCGTGGGACACGGGGCGCTCGCGGCGCTCGCGGGCATCCCGCTCGTCCTCTTCCACCGCTTCGACCCGAGCGAGGCGCTGCGCCTCATAGAGAAGTGGCGGCCCACCATGACGGTCGGCTCCATAACCGTGTTCATCGCGCTGATGAACGCCCCGGACGCCGCCGGCAGGGACCTCTCCTCCCTCAAGAAGTGCTACAGCGGCGGGGCCCCCATCGCCCCCTCCATCACCGAGCAGTTCGAGGAGAAGTTCGGCATCTACATCCACAACATCTACGGCCTCACCGAGAGCAACTCGCCCACCCACGCCGTCCCCTACGGCTCCCGCGCCCCGGTGGACGAGAAGAGCGGCGCCCTCTCCGTCGGCGTGCCCGTGCCCGGCTGCGAGGCGAGGCTGGTGAGCCTGGAGGACCCCTCGGAGGAGGTGCCCGTGGGCGAGCAGGGCGAGTTCGCGGCGAGGGGGCCCATGATCTTCAGGGAGTACTGGAACAAGCCCGAGGAGACCGAGAGGGCCTTCCACGAGGGCTACTTCCTCACCGGGGACGTGGCCGTCATGGACCAGGAGGGCTGGTTCTACATCGTCGACCGCAAGAAGGACATGATCAACGTCAGCGGCTACAAGGTCTGGCCGCGGGAGGTGGAGGACGTGCTCTACACCCACCCGGCGGTGAAGGAGGCCGCCGTGGTGGGCGCCCCCGACCCCTACCGGGGGGAGACGGTCGTCGCCTTCGTCGCCCTGAAGGAGGGCCAGCGAATCCCGGAGGAGGACCTCGTCTCCTACTGCAGGGAGCGGATGGCCGCCTACAAGTACCCGCGCCGGATAGAGTTCCTGGAGGAGGTGCCGAAGACCGCCACCGGCAAGTTCCTCCGCCGCGAGCTGCGCGAGCGGGCGCAGAGCCCCCAGAGGACGGCCTGA
- a CDS encoding CocE/NonD family hydrolase, whose product MLPGVALERDVPARMRDGTVLYADVYRPSSGGPFSVILMRLPYDKTQAQSLTYRHPAWYAARGYMVVVQDTRGRWRSEGEFYPFAHEAEDGYDTAAWAASLPRSNGRVGMYGFSYVGATQLQAALGRLPGLRTICPALTGSQYYEGWAYNGGAFALAFNASWATMLAMDDARRAGDGPATRRLNAAFLGAPGFYGHLPLSEYPPLKGSGYGGYFFDWLAHPSYDGYWRRWSVDEDYSRIAVPALHVGGWYDVFVGGTVRNFEGLRRSAGSAEARSAQKLLVCPWYHLPWTPLTGAADFGKEARNVVDGWQLRWFDQFLRDEDTGVLDAPATVFVMGENRWEDYGAWPPEGTEPRDYHLRSGGAANSRYGDGRLDEEPPGEEPPDVYTYDPLVPVASAGGHSCCFPVVAPMGPADQAAVEVLNGVLVYTSAPLQRDLTVLGEVTLTLHAATSAPDTDFTAKLCDVSPDGRSTNVQEGIVRARYRDSLSGPRPVPPGEVREYRLSLGPTAHTFRAGHSLRLQISSSDFPQWDRNLNTGGPPGRESAAEARVATQVVLHDRAHPSRLTLPVAPS is encoded by the coding sequence GTGCTCCCCGGCGTGGCCCTCGAGCGCGACGTCCCGGCGAGGATGCGCGACGGCACCGTGCTCTACGCCGACGTCTACCGTCCCTCCTCCGGCGGGCCCTTCTCCGTGATCCTCATGCGCCTCCCCTACGACAAGACCCAGGCCCAGAGCCTCACCTACCGGCACCCGGCCTGGTACGCCGCCCGCGGCTACATGGTCGTCGTCCAGGACACCCGCGGGCGGTGGCGCTCGGAGGGCGAGTTCTACCCGTTCGCCCACGAGGCCGAGGACGGCTACGACACCGCCGCGTGGGCCGCCTCCCTCCCCCGCTCGAACGGGCGGGTGGGGATGTACGGCTTCTCGTACGTGGGGGCCACCCAGCTGCAGGCCGCGCTCGGACGCCTCCCGGGCCTGCGCACCATCTGCCCGGCCCTGACGGGCTCGCAGTACTACGAGGGCTGGGCGTACAACGGCGGGGCCTTCGCGCTGGCCTTCAACGCCTCCTGGGCGACGATGCTCGCCATGGACGACGCCCGCCGGGCCGGGGACGGCCCCGCGACCCGGCGCCTGAACGCCGCCTTTCTGGGAGCCCCGGGCTTCTACGGCCACCTGCCGCTGTCCGAGTACCCGCCGCTCAAAGGCTCGGGCTACGGCGGCTACTTCTTCGACTGGCTCGCCCACCCCTCCTACGACGGCTACTGGAGGCGCTGGAGCGTGGACGAGGACTACTCCCGGATAGCCGTGCCCGCGCTGCACGTCGGAGGCTGGTACGACGTCTTTGTGGGCGGCACGGTGAGGAACTTCGAGGGCCTGCGCCGGTCTGCCGGGAGCGCGGAGGCCCGCTCCGCGCAGAAGCTGCTGGTGTGCCCCTGGTACCACCTGCCGTGGACCCCGCTCACCGGGGCGGCGGACTTCGGGAAGGAGGCCCGGAACGTGGTGGACGGGTGGCAGCTGCGGTGGTTCGATCAGTTCTTGCGCGACGAGGACACCGGGGTCCTGGACGCGCCGGCGACGGTGTTCGTGATGGGCGAGAACCGGTGGGAGGACTACGGCGCGTGGCCCCCGGAGGGGACCGAGCCGCGCGACTACCACCTCCGCAGCGGCGGGGCGGCGAACTCCCGCTACGGGGACGGCCGGCTGGACGAAGAGCCCCCGGGCGAGGAGCCCCCGGACGTCTATACCTACGACCCCCTCGTCCCCGTGGCCAGCGCCGGAGGACACTCCTGCTGCTTCCCCGTCGTGGCCCCCATGGGCCCGGCGGACCAGGCGGCCGTGGAGGTGCTCAACGGCGTGCTCGTCTACACCTCCGCGCCGCTGCAGCGCGACCTCACGGTGCTCGGCGAGGTCACGCTGACCCTCCACGCCGCCACCTCGGCCCCGGACACGGACTTCACCGCCAAGCTGTGCGACGTCTCCCCGGACGGGCGCTCGACCAACGTCCAGGAGGGGATAGTCCGCGCCCGCTACCGCGACTCCCTCTCCGGCCCCCGGCCCGTCCCCCCCGGCGAGGTCCGCGAGTACCGCCTGAGCCTGGGCCCCACCGCCCACACCTTCCGCGCCGGTCACAGCCTGAGGCTCCAGATCTCCAGCAGCGACTTCCCCCAGTGGGACCGCAACCTCAACACCGGCGGCCCGCCGGGCCGCGAGAGCGCCGCAGAGGCCCGCGTCGCCACCCAGGTCGTGCTCCACGACCGCGCCCACCCCTCCCGCCTCACCCTCCCCGTCGCCCCCTCCTGA
- a CDS encoding E3 binding domain-containing protein, translated as MTESSRPSGPDPAEIWTRWYEAGSRMWTDLLQGGPERYVDPWGLYRQWFESVERMRERPAQKNGAAGGSAPDELREAWSRWVEAAVDSWQRSAQVGMEMAGLAPRWLRALQQAQENLLRVENPPRDPMQFMAQWYNATSGPLAEFVQDVIEREEFLEPASQYLRSYAGLYRLFRRSAEEYLRTMQLPTRSDISRVASLVVALEEKVDRLDEAFEDFEYRSARPATEERVAALEERLGRVEEKVDRLLRALEGRPAGGTRATEAARREAAERGVDLSRVEGTGEGGRITVEDVRRKGES; from the coding sequence TTGACCGAGAGCAGTCGCCCTTCGGGGCCGGATCCCGCGGAGATCTGGACCCGGTGGTACGAGGCGGGCAGCAGGATGTGGACCGATCTGCTGCAGGGGGGGCCTGAGAGGTACGTGGACCCCTGGGGGCTCTACCGGCAGTGGTTCGAGAGCGTGGAGCGGATGCGTGAGCGGCCCGCGCAGAAGAACGGGGCCGCCGGGGGCTCCGCGCCCGACGAGCTGCGGGAGGCCTGGAGCCGGTGGGTCGAGGCGGCGGTCGACTCCTGGCAGCGCTCCGCGCAGGTGGGGATGGAGATGGCCGGGCTAGCGCCGCGCTGGCTCAGGGCGCTGCAGCAGGCGCAGGAGAACCTGCTGCGGGTCGAGAACCCGCCTCGGGACCCGATGCAGTTCATGGCCCAGTGGTACAACGCCACCAGCGGCCCGCTCGCCGAGTTCGTGCAGGACGTCATAGAGCGGGAGGAGTTCCTCGAGCCCGCGAGCCAGTACCTGAGGAGCTACGCCGGCCTCTACCGGCTGTTCCGGCGCAGTGCCGAGGAGTACCTGAGGACCATGCAGCTCCCCACCCGCTCCGACATCAGCCGGGTGGCCTCGCTGGTCGTGGCGCTCGAGGAGAAGGTCGACCGGCTGGACGAGGCCTTCGAGGACTTCGAGTACCGCAGCGCCCGGCCCGCCACCGAGGAGAGGGTGGCCGCGCTCGAGGAGCGGCTCGGGAGGGTCGAGGAGAAGGTCGACCGGCTGCTGCGGGCCCTCGAGGGGCGGCCGGCCGGCGGGACCAGGGCCACCGAGGCGGCCAGGAGAGAGGCCGCCGAGCGGGGCGTGGACCTCTCCCGGGTCGAGGGCACCGGGGAGGGCGGCAGGATCACCGTGGAAGACGTGCGCAGGAAGGGGGAGAGCTAG
- the phaC gene encoding class III poly(R)-hydroxyalkanoic acid synthase subunit PhaC has protein sequence MAQPVNAGGAAANGLEELLDKYRRGMSIIVEGARIDTGQTPKEVVWTKNKARLYRYEPYREKKYRTPILIVYALINRPYVLDLIPGNSFIEYLVGEGFDVYMLDWGIPGDEDAEMSFEHYVLDYLPRAARKVMRTSGTEDYTLFGYCMGGTMSAMYAALFPERMRNLVLLTAPIAFPKEHLGLYALFTDSKYLDPGIMADAFGCIPGEIIDTGNRMLRPVTNYVGTYVSMWERIFEDKPMETWLAMNKWVNDGPPFPGAAFKQWITEFYQQNRLVKGEIRLRGRRVDLSNIRCPLLSVAGKKDHICTVPQAEAIMDLVSSEDKEFFVLDAGHVGLMTGRGAKKGLWPKVSGWLSERSG, from the coding sequence ATGGCCCAGCCCGTTAACGCCGGAGGCGCCGCGGCCAACGGCCTCGAGGAGCTCCTCGACAAGTACCGGCGGGGGATGAGCATCATCGTCGAGGGCGCCCGCATAGACACCGGCCAGACGCCCAAGGAGGTCGTCTGGACCAAGAACAAGGCCAGGCTCTACCGCTACGAGCCCTACCGGGAGAAGAAGTACCGGACCCCCATCCTCATCGTCTACGCGCTCATCAACCGGCCCTACGTGCTCGACCTCATCCCCGGCAACAGCTTTATAGAGTACCTGGTCGGCGAGGGGTTCGACGTGTACATGCTCGACTGGGGCATCCCGGGGGACGAGGACGCGGAGATGTCCTTCGAGCACTACGTGCTGGACTACCTCCCGCGGGCCGCGCGCAAGGTCATGAGGACCTCAGGGACGGAGGACTACACCCTCTTCGGCTACTGCATGGGCGGCACCATGAGCGCCATGTACGCCGCGCTCTTCCCCGAGCGGATGCGCAACCTCGTTCTGCTCACCGCCCCCATCGCCTTCCCCAAGGAGCACCTGGGGCTATACGCCCTCTTCACCGACAGCAAGTACCTCGACCCCGGCATCATGGCCGACGCCTTCGGCTGCATCCCCGGCGAGATCATCGACACCGGCAACCGCATGCTCCGGCCCGTCACCAACTACGTGGGCACCTACGTGAGCATGTGGGAGCGGATCTTCGAGGACAAGCCGATGGAGACCTGGCTCGCGATGAACAAGTGGGTCAACGACGGCCCGCCGTTCCCCGGGGCGGCGTTCAAGCAGTGGATCACCGAGTTCTACCAGCAGAACAGGCTGGTGAAGGGCGAGATCCGGCTGCGCGGCCGCCGGGTGGACCTCTCGAACATCCGCTGCCCGCTCCTCTCCGTCGCCGGCAAGAAGGACCACATCTGCACCGTGCCGCAGGCGGAGGCGATCATGGACCTGGTCTCGAGCGAGGACAAGGAGTTCTTCGTGCTGGACGCCGGGCACGTCGGCCTGATGACCGGCCGCGGCGCCAAGAAGGGCCTCTGGCCCAAGGTGAGCGGCTGGCTCTCCGAGCGCTCCGGCTAG
- a CDS encoding PHA/PHB synthase family protein encodes MSESGGTPATSGHSVPSGAWWEWLRRGLEEQARSAAVRDPLISAVEAAWKANPLQRVLPINWAEVVWALQKLWLREMSDPGRAMQRAVDYNLRSWSAAVESWNAAVSRAWGLPVPEQRREGRPDRRFSAPEWEENPYYRTLKETYLLASEYLMREAEETAGEDEEEERRLRFHLRQFVEAMAPVNFLLTNPAALRRAMQTGGASLADGVRNLLEDIRRGRLSMTDMTAFELGRDLATTPGKVVYRSRLIELIQYEPRTEKVREVPLLWIPPWINKYYILDLRPENSFVRYMLEQGFTLFMISWKNPDASMEDTTFEDYMNEGPLKAAEVAREITGSEAVNPMGYCIGGTLLAMTLAYLEAGGENRFGPATFIVSLLDFSDVGDTSVFIDEPQIDFIEQQMMERGYLEGRALYNMFNLLRPTDLIWSSVVNNYLMGQKPPAFDLLYWNSDSTRMARAAHSFYLRNTYLENNLVKPGKVRLGGRPIDLRRISGEVYAVGAEKDHIVPWRSAWKVGKLTGARVRFVLASSGHVAGIINPPAKGKGKHWVNEGGDAGDFETAEEWRERAAEREGSWWTDWARWLAERCGGETDPPPMGSEKYPPIEDAPGTYVRERDE; translated from the coding sequence GTGAGCGAGTCCGGCGGCACACCGGCGACTTCTGGGCACTCCGTTCCGTCCGGCGCCTGGTGGGAGTGGCTCAGGCGGGGGCTCGAGGAGCAGGCGCGCTCGGCGGCCGTGAGGGACCCCCTGATCTCGGCGGTCGAGGCGGCCTGGAAGGCCAACCCGCTGCAGCGGGTGCTCCCCATAAACTGGGCCGAGGTCGTCTGGGCCCTGCAGAAGCTCTGGCTGCGGGAGATGTCCGACCCGGGCCGCGCCATGCAGCGGGCCGTGGACTACAACCTGCGCTCCTGGAGCGCGGCCGTGGAGTCCTGGAACGCCGCCGTCTCGCGGGCTTGGGGGCTGCCGGTCCCGGAGCAGCGGCGGGAGGGCCGCCCCGACCGGCGCTTCTCCGCCCCGGAGTGGGAGGAGAACCCCTACTACCGGACCCTGAAGGAGACCTACCTGCTGGCCTCCGAGTACCTCATGCGGGAGGCGGAGGAGACCGCCGGGGAGGACGAGGAAGAGGAGCGCCGCCTGCGCTTCCACCTGCGCCAGTTCGTGGAGGCGATGGCGCCGGTCAACTTCCTGCTCACCAACCCCGCGGCCCTCAGGCGGGCGATGCAGACCGGGGGCGCGAGCCTCGCCGACGGGGTGCGCAACCTGCTGGAGGACATCCGGCGGGGGCGCCTCAGCATGACCGACATGACCGCCTTCGAGCTCGGGAGGGATCTGGCCACCACCCCCGGGAAGGTCGTCTACCGCAGTCGGCTCATCGAGCTCATCCAGTACGAACCCCGGACCGAGAAGGTCCGCGAGGTGCCCCTGCTGTGGATACCCCCCTGGATCAACAAGTACTACATCCTCGACCTCAGGCCCGAGAACAGCTTCGTGAGGTACATGCTGGAGCAGGGGTTCACCCTCTTCATGATCTCCTGGAAGAACCCGGACGCCTCCATGGAGGACACCACCTTCGAGGACTACATGAACGAGGGGCCCCTGAAGGCCGCCGAGGTGGCGCGCGAGATCACCGGCTCCGAGGCCGTGAACCCCATGGGCTACTGCATCGGCGGCACCCTGCTGGCCATGACGCTCGCCTACCTGGAGGCCGGCGGGGAGAACCGCTTCGGCCCGGCCACCTTCATCGTCTCGCTGCTGGACTTCTCCGACGTGGGCGACACCTCCGTGTTCATCGACGAGCCGCAGATAGACTTTATCGAGCAGCAGATGATGGAGCGGGGCTACCTGGAGGGCCGGGCGCTCTACAACATGTTCAACCTGCTGCGCCCGACCGACCTGATCTGGTCCAGCGTGGTCAACAACTACCTCATGGGCCAGAAGCCCCCCGCCTTCGACCTGCTCTACTGGAACTCCGACTCCACCCGCATGGCCCGCGCCGCCCACAGCTTCTACCTGCGCAACACCTACCTGGAGAACAACCTCGTCAAGCCGGGCAAGGTGAGGCTCGGCGGGCGCCCGATAGACCTGCGCCGGATCTCCGGCGAGGTCTACGCGGTGGGGGCGGAGAAGGACCACATCGTGCCGTGGAGGTCCGCGTGGAAGGTCGGGAAGCTCACCGGCGCCCGGGTCCGCTTCGTGCTGGCCTCGAGCGGGCACGTCGCAGGCATCATAAACCCGCCCGCGAAGGGCAAGGGCAAGCACTGGGTCAACGAGGGCGGGGACGCCGGGGACTTCGAGACCGCCGAGGAGTGGCGGGAGAGGGCGGCCGAGCGGGAGGGCTCCTGGTGGACCGACTGGGCCCGCTGGCTCGCCGAGCGCTGCGGCGGGGAGACCGACCCGCCCCCGATGGGCAGCGAGAAGTACCCGCCCATAGAAGACGCTCCCGGCACCTACGTCCGGGAGCGCGACGAGTAG
- a CDS encoding acyl-CoA dehydrogenase family protein has product MPPNPHSAADFARTDRLLSREELAVRDRVRAFVEEEVIPVAAEHWDRAQFPFGLLKGLGELGLLGGTYEKRYGGSGMNNVAYGLGVAELARGSGSLSTFLHVQSGLAMAAIHELGSEEQKERWLPPMARCEKTGCFALTEPEAGSDPASMRTTASRAPGGYVLEGEKRWIGNASFADVAVVWAKGEDGRVRGFLVEKGAEGFEARVIPRKGSQRAVWQAHIRLRRCFVPEENRLPLAEGLGSTLSILTHSRYGVGWDGLGQAADCYERALEHSLRRRQFGHPIAAFQLVQHRLVRMATSLAELRLLAVHMGRLKDAGELDPPLVSMFKMSSLSKAREIAALARETLGGNGILLDHRVMEHMADIEGAYTYEGTDDINALIVGQAITGHRAFAPRPAGPA; this is encoded by the coding sequence ATGCCCCCAAACCCGCACAGCGCCGCGGACTTCGCCAGGACCGACCGCCTGCTCTCGCGGGAGGAGCTGGCGGTGCGCGACCGGGTGCGCGCCTTCGTGGAGGAGGAGGTGATCCCGGTCGCCGCGGAGCACTGGGACCGCGCGCAGTTCCCCTTCGGGCTCCTGAAGGGGCTCGGGGAGCTGGGCCTGCTGGGCGGCACCTACGAGAAGCGCTACGGCGGCTCCGGGATGAACAACGTGGCCTACGGCCTCGGGGTGGCCGAGCTGGCCCGCGGCTCCGGCAGCCTCTCGACCTTCCTGCACGTACAGAGCGGGCTGGCCATGGCGGCCATCCACGAGCTGGGCAGCGAGGAGCAGAAGGAGCGCTGGCTGCCCCCCATGGCCCGCTGCGAGAAGACCGGCTGCTTCGCCCTCACCGAGCCGGAGGCCGGGAGCGACCCTGCCTCCATGCGAACCACCGCCTCGCGGGCGCCGGGCGGCTACGTGCTGGAGGGGGAGAAGCGCTGGATCGGGAACGCCTCCTTCGCGGACGTGGCCGTGGTCTGGGCGAAGGGGGAGGACGGCCGGGTGCGCGGCTTTCTGGTGGAGAAGGGCGCCGAGGGCTTCGAAGCCCGCGTGATCCCGCGCAAGGGCTCCCAGCGGGCCGTCTGGCAGGCGCACATCCGGCTGCGGCGCTGCTTCGTCCCGGAGGAGAACCGCCTCCCGCTGGCCGAGGGGCTCGGCTCGACCCTCTCCATCCTGACCCACTCCCGCTACGGGGTGGGCTGGGACGGGCTGGGACAGGCCGCCGACTGCTACGAGCGCGCGCTCGAGCACTCGCTGCGGCGAAGGCAGTTCGGCCACCCCATCGCCGCCTTCCAGCTCGTCCAGCACCGGCTCGTCAGGATGGCGACGAGCCTCGCCGAGCTGCGGCTCCTCGCGGTGCACATGGGACGCCTGAAGGACGCCGGCGAGCTGGACCCCCCGCTGGTCTCGATGTTCAAGATGAGCAGCCTCTCCAAGGCCCGGGAGATCGCCGCCCTCGCCCGCGAGACCCTCGGCGGCAACGGCATCCTGCTGGACCACCGGGTCATGGAGCACATGGCGGACATAGAGGGAGCCTACACCTACGAGGGAACGGACGACATAAACGCCCTCATCGTCGGCCAGGCCATAACCGGCCACCGCGCCTTCGCCCCCCGCCCGGCAGGCCCCGCGTAA
- a CDS encoding GNAT family N-acetyltransferase, which yields MEERTLTLKDGSRVRVRPLRPREDAPALERMFGRLSDRTRYLRYFGPKKEFPRQKLRRFAGPDGRNRLGLVALDPGDPREIIAFVCYDREGEEEAAEYAAVVEDRWQGKGLGLQMTRLLVEEARARGIRHLYALVLPENRPMLGLLGKLELPDELGWEGGVGRVSMRL from the coding sequence GTGGAGGAGCGGACGCTTACGCTGAAGGACGGCAGCCGGGTGAGGGTCCGGCCGCTGCGGCCGCGGGAGGACGCGCCCGCGCTGGAGCGCATGTTCGGCCGCCTCAGCGACCGGACCCGCTACCTGCGCTACTTCGGGCCGAAGAAGGAGTTCCCGCGGCAGAAGCTCCGGCGCTTCGCCGGCCCGGACGGGAGAAACCGGCTCGGGCTGGTCGCGCTGGACCCCGGCGACCCGCGGGAGATCATAGCGTTCGTCTGCTACGACCGGGAGGGGGAGGAGGAAGCCGCCGAGTACGCGGCGGTCGTGGAGGACCGCTGGCAGGGGAAGGGCCTCGGCCTCCAGATGACCCGCCTGCTCGTCGAGGAGGCCAGAGCGCGGGGCATCCGGCACCTCTACGCCCTGGTCCTCCCCGAGAACCGGCCGATGCTGGGCCTGCTCGGAAAGCTCGAGCTGCCCGACGAGCTCGGCTGGGAGGGCGGCGTGGGGCGGGTGAGCATGCGCCTCTGA
- a CDS encoding thiolase family protein gives MSFGNGNGREVVISTPLRTAIGTFGGSLRDVPATELGATVGREVISRSGVDPERVDQVVVGNILSAGQGMNPARQVGIKSGLPVEAPAMTLNRMCGSGLQAIVSAAQEIALGDAEVVMAGGIENMDQAPFLLPKGRYGYRMGMPKADLLDHMVYDGLWDIFNDYHMGMTAENVAERYGVSREDSDAYAVRSHQRAARAIAEGYFDEQIVPVEVRQKKETVKFTRDEHVRENATLEGLARLKPVFKRDGGTVTAGNASGINDGAAMMLVSSARKAEELGLPVAGRLVSAAVAGVDPAIMGVGMVPASRAALKKAGLSIEDMDVVEANEAFASIAVTVGRELKVPEEKLNPLGGAVALGHPIGATGAILTVKILHELARTGGRYGLVTLCIGGGMGIAAIFERV, from the coding sequence ATGAGCTTCGGCAACGGCAACGGGAGAGAGGTGGTCATCTCCACCCCGCTCAGGACGGCGATCGGGACCTTCGGCGGCTCGCTCAGGGACGTCCCGGCCACCGAGCTCGGGGCCACCGTGGGCCGGGAGGTCATCTCCCGCTCCGGGGTGGACCCGGAGCGGGTCGACCAGGTGGTAGTCGGGAACATCCTCTCCGCCGGGCAGGGGATGAACCCCGCGCGGCAGGTGGGGATAAAGAGCGGGCTCCCAGTGGAGGCGCCCGCGATGACCCTCAACCGGATGTGCGGCTCGGGGCTTCAGGCCATAGTCTCGGCGGCGCAGGAGATAGCGCTCGGCGACGCCGAGGTGGTGATGGCCGGCGGGATCGAGAACATGGACCAGGCCCCGTTTTTGCTCCCCAAGGGCCGCTACGGCTACCGGATGGGGATGCCCAAGGCGGACCTTCTGGACCACATGGTCTACGACGGCCTGTGGGACATCTTCAACGACTACCACATGGGCATGACCGCCGAGAACGTCGCCGAGCGCTACGGCGTGAGCCGGGAGGACTCCGACGCCTACGCGGTGCGCAGCCACCAGCGGGCGGCCCGGGCCATCGCCGAGGGCTACTTCGACGAGCAGATAGTGCCCGTGGAGGTGCGCCAGAAGAAGGAGACGGTGAAGTTCACCAGGGACGAGCACGTGCGGGAGAACGCCACGCTCGAGGGTCTCGCCCGGCTCAAGCCGGTCTTCAAGCGCGACGGCGGCACGGTCACCGCGGGGAACGCCAGCGGGATCAACGACGGGGCCGCGATGATGCTGGTCTCGAGCGCCCGCAAGGCCGAGGAGCTGGGGCTCCCGGTGGCGGGGCGGCTGGTCTCGGCGGCGGTGGCCGGGGTGGACCCGGCGATCATGGGGGTCGGGATGGTGCCGGCCTCGCGGGCGGCGCTGAAGAAGGCCGGGCTCTCCATAGAGGACATGGACGTCGTGGAGGCCAACGAGGCCTTCGCCTCCATAGCCGTTACCGTGGGGCGGGAGCTCAAGGTCCCCGAGGAGAAGCTGAACCCCCTCGGCGGCGCGGTGGCCCTCGGCCACCCCATCGGGGCCACCGGGGCCATCCTGACCGTGAAGATCCTGCACGAGCTCGCCCGCACCGGCGGCCGCTACGGGCTGGTCACCCTGTGTATCGGCGGGGGGATGGGCATAGCGGCGATCTTCGAGCGGGTCTAG
- the phaQ gene encoding poly-beta-hydroxybutyrate-responsive repressor, which translates to MEERSMNDEHREHRGSGPEGKEFRGVEARPRNWLVPVILLSLRDWNSYGYELMERAAKFGFEAMNPGTLYRTLRQMEKDGIVKSTWETSKGGPARRMYSITDAGRAYLDFWAKSLEQYQQMMDTFFRMYTGRPMRDEPDEEGRGGREER; encoded by the coding sequence ATGGAAGAGAGATCCATGAACGACGAGCACAGGGAGCACCGGGGCTCCGGTCCTGAGGGGAAGGAGTTTCGGGGGGTCGAGGCCCGGCCCAGGAACTGGCTGGTGCCGGTGATCCTGCTGTCGCTCCGGGACTGGAACTCCTACGGCTACGAGCTGATGGAGCGTGCGGCGAAGTTCGGCTTTGAGGCCATGAACCCCGGCACGCTCTACCGGACGCTGCGGCAGATGGAGAAGGACGGTATCGTCAAGTCCACCTGGGAGACCTCCAAGGGGGGGCCTGCCCGGAGGATGTACTCCATAACCGACGCGGGCAGGGCCTACCTGGACTTCTGGGCCAAGTCGCTGGAGCAGTACCAGCAGATGATGGACACCTTCTTCAGGATGTACACCGGCCGCCCGATGCGGGACGAGCCCGACGAGGAGGGGCGCGGCGGCCGGGAGGAGCGTTAG